From Candidatus Omnitrophota bacterium, the proteins below share one genomic window:
- the fumC gene encoding class II fumarate hydratase has product MDDRIEKDTMGEVRIPAERYYGAQTARSLANFKIGNETMPAELIRAFGVLKKAAATVNKDLNLLPAKKAELIVKAAEDVIAGKLTAEFPLVVWQTGSGTQTNMNVNEVIANRAIEMAGGKRGSKDPIHPNDDVNMGQSSNDTFPAAMHIAAVEQLHSRLIPSLSQLRDSLSAKSKEFKDIIKIGRTHLMDATPLTLGQEFSGYVQQLTSGIERIQAVLPRVCELAIGGTAVGTGLNTHPEFAERVASEIKKVTGNPYTSARNKFEALATHDSLVELSGMLRTIAVSLMKIANDIRWLGSGPRSGLGEIHLPENEPGSSIMPGKVNPTQCEAMTMVCAQVMGNDTTVAIAGSQGNFELNVYKPVIIYNVLQSIRLLSDAMNSFRENCVAGIEANRLNIKTNLENSLMLVTALNPHIGYDKAAQVAKKAFQENKTLRQAVVELGFMTGEKFDQVVQPDKMTAPQR; this is encoded by the coding sequence ATGGATGATCGGATTGAAAAGGACACCATGGGCGAGGTGAGGATCCCGGCCGAACGTTATTATGGGGCCCAAACCGCCCGGTCGCTGGCCAACTTCAAGATCGGGAACGAAACCATGCCTGCGGAGCTGATCCGCGCCTTCGGCGTCCTGAAAAAGGCCGCGGCCACCGTGAACAAAGACCTCAACCTCCTGCCCGCGAAAAAAGCGGAGCTGATCGTTAAGGCTGCCGAGGACGTGATTGCCGGCAAGCTGACCGCGGAGTTTCCCCTGGTTGTTTGGCAGACTGGAAGCGGCACCCAGACCAACATGAACGTCAATGAGGTCATCGCCAACCGCGCCATTGAGATGGCCGGCGGGAAGAGGGGGAGCAAAGATCCCATTCATCCCAACGACGACGTCAATATGGGGCAGTCTTCCAACGACACTTTCCCCGCGGCCATGCACATCGCGGCCGTGGAACAGTTGCATTCCAGGTTGATCCCGTCCTTAAGCCAACTCCGGGACTCCTTGTCGGCCAAAAGCAAAGAATTCAAGGATATCATCAAAATCGGAAGAACGCATTTGATGGATGCCACCCCGCTCACCCTTGGGCAGGAGTTTTCCGGCTATGTCCAGCAACTCACCAGCGGAATCGAGCGCATCCAGGCCGTCTTGCCCCGGGTCTGCGAGCTGGCCATCGGGGGGACAGCGGTGGGAACCGGCCTGAACACCCATCCGGAATTTGCCGAGCGAGTTGCCTCGGAGATCAAAAAGGTCACCGGCAACCCGTACACATCGGCCCGCAATAAATTCGAAGCCCTTGCCACCCATGACTCCCTGGTAGAACTGAGCGGCATGCTGCGGACCATCGCGGTGTCCCTGATGAAAATCGCCAACGACATCCGCTGGCTGGGGTCAGGCCCGCGCAGCGGTTTGGGGGAGATCCATCTGCCGGAAAACGAGCCGGGAAGTTCTATCATGCCGGGAAAAGTCAACCCGACCCAATGCGAGGCCATGACCATGGTCTGCGCCCAAGTCATGGGCAATGACACCACCGTGGCCATTGCCGGGTCCCAGGGAAATTTTGAACTCAATGTCTATAAGCCGGTCATCATCTATAATGTCCTACAATCCATCCGCCTTTTGTCCGATGCCATGAACAGCTTCCGCGAAAACTGCGTGGCCGGAATTGAAGCGAATCGCCTGAACATCAAGACAAACCTGGAAAACTCCCTGATGCTCGTAACTGCCTTGAACCCCCACATCGGTTATGACAAGGCCGCGCAAGTGGCCAAAAAGGCGTTCCAGGAAAACAAAACCCTCCGCCAGGCGGTTGTCGAACTCGGCTTTATGACAGGGGAGAAGTTCGACCAGGTTGTCCAACCGGACAAAATGACCGCCCCCCAGCGCTGA
- a CDS encoding slipin family protein, whose amino-acid sequence MPFMSIAIILFLIWFFNSVRFLREYERAVVFRLGRVLEAPKGPGYTFIAWPIDQAVVISQRTITLDVPPQDIITKDNVSAKVNAVVYYRVMDPTKAVIEVQNYEYATSQMAQTTLRSVIGEMELDDLLSQREKINSQLQSILDRQTDPWGIKVANVEIKHVDLTDELRRAMARQAEAERERRGKVIAAEGEFQAAAKICEAAEKMQKSPMAIQLRYLQTLVEIGKENNTTTIFPLPVDLLRAWMEEKKA is encoded by the coding sequence ATGCCCTTCATGAGCATCGCGATCATCCTGTTCCTGATCTGGTTTTTCAACAGCGTCCGCTTCCTGCGCGAATATGAACGCGCGGTCGTGTTCCGGCTGGGCCGCGTTCTGGAAGCGCCCAAGGGACCCGGCTACACCTTTATCGCCTGGCCGATCGACCAGGCCGTTGTCATCAGCCAGAGGACGATCACCCTGGACGTTCCGCCACAGGACATCATCACCAAAGACAACGTTTCTGCCAAGGTCAACGCGGTTGTTTATTACCGCGTCATGGACCCGACAAAGGCGGTCATTGAAGTCCAGAATTATGAATATGCAACGTCCCAGATGGCGCAGACCACCCTGCGGAGCGTCATCGGGGAAATGGAGCTTGACGATCTGCTGAGCCAGCGCGAAAAAATCAATTCCCAGCTGCAAAGCATCCTGGACCGGCAGACCGATCCCTGGGGGATCAAGGTCGCCAACGTCGAAATCAAGCACGTGGACCTGACGGATGAATTGCGCCGCGCCATGGCCAGACAGGCCGAAGCGGAACGGGAACGCCGGGGCAAGGTCATCGCGGCGGAAGGGGAATTCCAGGCTGCGGCAAAAATCTGCGAGGCCGCCGAAAAAATGCAAAAATCGCCCATGGCGATCCAACTGCGCTATCTCCAGACGCTTGTCGAGATCGGCAAAGAAAACAACACAACCACCATTTTCCCGCTTCCCGTCGATCTTCTCAGGGCCTGGATGGAAGAAAAAAAGGCGTAA